A region of Vigna radiata var. radiata cultivar VC1973A chromosome 6, Vradiata_ver6, whole genome shotgun sequence DNA encodes the following proteins:
- the LOC106763172 gene encoding putative disease resistance protein At3g14460 isoform X2 — MNSPKARQMLSLRVLQTRDDDKEFVFNWLTSNTHNNLSILSIVGMGGMGKTSLAQHVFNDPRLEDKFDTKVWVSVPQEFDVLKLSRAILDTITGSTDHSIQHEVIQKRLKEELMGKKFLLVLDDVWNERPSKWEDVQKPLIFGGQGSRLLVTTRSEKVAVTMRSEKHLLKVLKEDYCWDLFAKHAFENANPQLDPDFVETGKKIVEKCNGLPLALKTMGVLLHNKSSLWEWESIMKSEIWHLSENESDILPALKLSYFHLPSHLKKCFAFCALFPRGYRFDKEYLIQLWMAQNFLENPLQKKSPKEVGDEYFNDLLSWSFFQQSSNEEKKRFIMHDLLNDLAKYVCEDICIRLGVDEPKGIAKTTRHCSFSTSKLCFDGFGSSIDTQKLHTFTPRDWGWDWNCKMSIVDLFSKFKFIRVLSLSHYRNLKEVPKSVGNLKYLRSLDLSYTDIEKLPDSISLLYKLQILQLNYCQRLKELPLYLHQLDNLRCLEFIKTAVKNVPAHLGKLKNLQVSMSSFYIEKGKEFSIKHLRELSLHGSLTLDDLQNIENPSYALEVDLKNKSHLVDLRLKWNFIGSSSVYSAKVEDVIENLQPSKYLKKLLIKNYIGKQFPNWLLHNSLPNLVSLVLEKCESCQRLPPLGLLPFLKKLEISGFDEIVSIDADFHGNDSCSFKSLQTLYFSNMRQWEKWDCQAVTGAFPHLQLFSIENCPKLKGYLPKFVALKTLSVIHCEQLEALIVSAVELRLEDCEKLDGHGMAASLVAIVGHMLFDTSLENLSICSALESISDDYVSLRIFPLDFFPTLRSLKLGSFPNLQMISQDHVHNHLQYLEIKECPKFESLPANMHMLLPSLTRLWIEDCPRLASFPEGSLPSNLKYITLYNCFRLVGLLKGALGDSSSLERLGISTPDAECFPDEGLLPLSLSFLIISDCRNLKKLNYKGLLELSSLKRLNLWKCPNLQSLPEEGLPKSISFLEIRECPLLEQRCNKRGKDRGKIAHIRKVFI, encoded by the exons ATGAACTCTCCAAAAGCCAGGCAGATGCTGAGTCTCAGAGTGCTACAAACAAG AGATGATGACAAAGAATTTGTGTTTAACTGGCTCACATCGAACACTCACAACAACCTATCTATACTTTCTATTGTGGGCATGGGTGGGATGGGTAAGACCTCTCTTGCTCAACATGTATTCAATGACCCAAGGCTTGAAGATAAATTTGATACTAAAGTTTGGGTTAGTGTTCCACAGGAATTTGATGTTCTGAAATTATCAAGAGCAATTCTTGACACAATAACAGGTTCAACTGATCACAGTATACAACACGAAGTAATTCAGAAAAGACTGAAAGAAGAACTTATGGGGAAGAAATTTCTTCTCGTTTTAGATGATGTTTGGAACGAAAGACCATCTAAATGGGAAGATGTGCAGAAGCCCCTCATTTTCGGAGGCCAAGGCAGTAGGCTTCTTGTCACTACACGGAGTGAAAAGGTTGCTGTTACCATGCGATCAGAAAAGCATCTCCTGAAGGTATTAAAAGAAGATTATTGTTGGGACTTGTTCGCAAAACATGCATTCGAAAATGCTAATCCGCAACTAGACCCAGACTTCGTAGAGACGGGTAAGAAGATAGTTGAAAAATGTAATGGACTTCCTTTAGCCTTAAAAACTATGGGAGTTCTATTGCACAATAAATCATCCCTTTGGGAATGGGAAAGTATTATGAAAAGTGAGATATGGCATCTTTCAGAAAATGAAAGTGATATACTCCCTGCTTTAAAACTGAGCTATTTCCACCTTCCTTCTCATTTGAAGAAATGCTTTGCTTTTTGTGCTTTATTTCCAAGAGGTTATCGGTTTGACAAGGAGTATTTAATTCAATTGTGGATGGCTCAAAATTTTCTAGAAAACCCTCTACAGAAAAAGAGTCCTAAAGAAGTTGGTGATGAATATTTCAATGATCTATTATCTTGGTCCTTCTTTCAACAGTCAAGCAACGAAGAGAAAAAGCGTTTTATCATGCATGACCTTCTAAATGATTTGGCAAAATACGTATGTGAGGACATATGCATCAGGTTAGGAGTTGATGAACCAAAAGGTATAGCCAAAACAACTCGTCATTGTTCATTTTCAACCTCTAAATTATGTTTTGATGGGTTTGGGAGTTCCATTGACACTCAAAAGTTGCATACATTTACGCCAAGAGATTGGGGTTGGGATTGGAATTGCAAGATGTCGATAGTTGACTTGTTCTCCAAATTTAAGTTCATACGTGTCTTATCTTTGTCTCATTATCGTAACCTTAAGGAGGTGCCTAAATCTGTAGGAAATCTTAAGTATCTTCGTTCATTAGATCTCTCTTATACTGATATAGAAAAACTACCTGACTCAATAAGTTTACTTTACAAGTTGCAAATATTACAGCTGAACTATTGTCAAAGATTAAAGGAGCTTCCCTTATATTTACATCAACTCGACAATTTGCGTTGCcttgaatttataaaaacagCAGTGAAAAATGTACCAGCTCATTTGGGAAAGTTGAAGAATCTCCAAGTATCGATGAGTTCCTTTTACATTGAGAAAGGTAAGGAATTCAGTATTAAGCATTTGCGAGAACTCAGTCTTCATGGAAGTCTAACACTTGATGATCTGCAGAATATTGAGAATCCCTCTTATGCATTAGAAGTAGATTTGAAGAACAAATCACACCTTGTGGATCTACGGTTAAAATGGAATTTCATTGGCAGCTCCTCTGTTTATTCAGCAAAAGTCGAAGACGtaattgagaatctacaacCTTCAAAATACTTGAAGAAGttgttaataaaaaactatattggTAAACAATTTCCAAATTGGTTACTCCATAATTCATTACCGAATCTGGTGTCCTTAGTGTTGGAGAAATGTGAATCTTGCCAACGTTTGCCTCCTCTTGGACTTTTGCCATTTCTGAAGAAGTTGGAGATTTCAGGGTTTGATGAGATAGTGAGTATTGATGCTGATTTTCATGGGAACGACTCTTGTTCATTTAAATCCCTTCAAACATTGTATTTCTCTAATATGAGGCAATGGGAAAAGTGGGACTGCCAAGCTGTGACAGGTGCTTTTCCACATCTACAACTTTTTTCCATAGAAAATTGTCCGAAGCTGAAAGGATACCTGCCAAAGTTCGTTGCTTTAAAAACTCTAAGTGTGATTCACTGCGAACAACTTGAAGCTTTGATTGTCAGCGCGGTAGAATTACGTCTAGAAGACTGTGAAAAGCTGGATGGGCACGGCATGGCAGCATCATTGGTGGCAATTGTTGGACATATGCTATTCGACACTTCTCTTGAAAACTTGTCCATTTGTTCAGCTCTGGAGTCAATAAGTGATGACTATGTTTCTCTAAGAATCTTTCCACTGGATTTCTTCCCAACACTCAGGAGCCTTAAACTCGGTAGCTTTCCTAATCTACAGATGATTTCACAGGATCACGTTCACAATCATCTCCAGTATCTGGAAATCAAAGAGTGCCCTAAATTTGAATCATTGCCTGCAAACATGCATATGCTGCTCCCATCTCTCACAAGGCTATGGATAGAAGACTGTCCAAGACTTGCATCGTTCCCTGAAGGAAGTTTGCCATCAAATCTAAAGTACATAACACTCTATAATTGCTTTAGACTAGTTGGCTTACTGAAGGGAGCTTTGGGAGACAGTTCTTCATTAGAAAGGTTGGGGATATCAACACCAGATGCAGAATGTTTTCCTGATGAAGGTTTGCTTCCACTCTCTCTTTCCTTTCTAATAATATCTGATTGtcgaaatttaaaaaaactgaattacAAGGGTCTCTTAGAACTCTCATCTCTTAAAAGACTGAATCTTTGGAAATGTCCCAACCTCCAATCCTTACCAGAGGAGGGTCTTCCcaaatcaatttcatttcttGAAATACGCGAGTGTCCTTTGCTGGAACAGCGTTGCAATAAACGAGGCAAAGACAGGGGAAAGATTGCTCACATTCGAAAAGTATTTATATAA
- the LOC106763172 gene encoding putative disease resistance protein At3g14460 isoform X1: MAAEMVTGVLVSTFLERTIDTLAPRLVHIFPQRKHKKQLSNLKMKLLAIDVVALDAEQKQFTDPRVRNWLLKAKDVVFDAEDILDEIDYELSKSQADAESQSATNKVRNSLNSSFFSFFEIEIESRMEQVIEDLEDLANESYILGLXKGGGVGVGSGSGSKLTYTSLTNENVIYGRDDDKEFVFNWLTSNTHNNLSILSIVGMGGMGKTSLAQHVFNDPRLEDKFDTKVWVSVPQEFDVLKLSRAILDTITGSTDHSIQHEVIQKRLKEELMGKKFLLVLDDVWNERPSKWEDVQKPLIFGGQGSRLLVTTRSEKVAVTMRSEKHLLKVLKEDYCWDLFAKHAFENANPQLDPDFVETGKKIVEKCNGLPLALKTMGVLLHNKSSLWEWESIMKSEIWHLSENESDILPALKLSYFHLPSHLKKCFAFCALFPRGYRFDKEYLIQLWMAQNFLENPLQKKSPKEVGDEYFNDLLSWSFFQQSSNEEKKRFIMHDLLNDLAKYVCEDICIRLGVDEPKGIAKTTRHCSFSTSKLCFDGFGSSIDTQKLHTFTPRDWGWDWNCKMSIVDLFSKFKFIRVLSLSHYRNLKEVPKSVGNLKYLRSLDLSYTDIEKLPDSISLLYKLQILQLNYCQRLKELPLYLHQLDNLRCLEFIKTAVKNVPAHLGKLKNLQVSMSSFYIEKGKEFSIKHLRELSLHGSLTLDDLQNIENPSYALEVDLKNKSHLVDLRLKWNFIGSSSVYSAKVEDVIENLQPSKYLKKLLIKNYIGKQFPNWLLHNSLPNLVSLVLEKCESCQRLPPLGLLPFLKKLEISGFDEIVSIDADFHGNDSCSFKSLQTLYFSNMRQWEKWDCQAVTGAFPHLQLFSIENCPKLKGYLPKFVALKTLSVIHCEQLEALIVSAVELRLEDCEKLDGHGMAASLVAIVGHMLFDTSLENLSICSALESISDDYVSLRIFPLDFFPTLRSLKLGSFPNLQMISQDHVHNHLQYLEIKECPKFESLPANMHMLLPSLTRLWIEDCPRLASFPEGSLPSNLKYITLYNCFRLVGLLKGALGDSSSLERLGISTPDAECFPDEGLLPLSLSFLIISDCRNLKKLNYKGLLELSSLKRLNLWKCPNLQSLPEEGLPKSISFLEIRECPLLEQRCNKRGKDRGKIAHIRKVFI, from the coding sequence ATGGCAGCAGAAATGGTTACCGGTGTCCTTGTTTCTACTTTCCTCGAGAGGACTATCGACACTTTGGCTCCCCGTCTTGTCCACATATTTCCTCAAAGAAAGCACAAGAAGCAACTCAGCAACTTGAAGATGAAGCTCCTTGCCATTGATGTTGTGGCTCTTGATGCAGAACAAAAGCAGTTCACAGATCCACGCGTCAGAAATTGGCTTCTCAAGGCTAAAGATGTTGTGTTTGATGCAGAAGATATCTTGGATGAGATAGATTATGAACTCTCCAAAAGCCAGGCAGATGCTGAGTCTCAGAGTGCTACAAACAAGGTGCGGAATTCCCtcaattcttcttttttcagtttcttTGAAATAGAAATTGAATCCAGGATGGAACAAGTCATTGAGGACCTAGAAGATCTTGCAAACGAAAGCTATATTCTAGGTTTGGNAAAGGGTGGTGGTGTTGGGGTTGGATCAGGATCGGGTAGTAAATTAACATATACATCTTTGAccaatgaaaatgttatctaTGGCAGAGATGATGACAAAGAATTTGTGTTTAACTGGCTCACATCGAACACTCACAACAACCTATCTATACTTTCTATTGTGGGCATGGGTGGGATGGGTAAGACCTCTCTTGCTCAACATGTATTCAATGACCCAAGGCTTGAAGATAAATTTGATACTAAAGTTTGGGTTAGTGTTCCACAGGAATTTGATGTTCTGAAATTATCAAGAGCAATTCTTGACACAATAACAGGTTCAACTGATCACAGTATACAACACGAAGTAATTCAGAAAAGACTGAAAGAAGAACTTATGGGGAAGAAATTTCTTCTCGTTTTAGATGATGTTTGGAACGAAAGACCATCTAAATGGGAAGATGTGCAGAAGCCCCTCATTTTCGGAGGCCAAGGCAGTAGGCTTCTTGTCACTACACGGAGTGAAAAGGTTGCTGTTACCATGCGATCAGAAAAGCATCTCCTGAAGGTATTAAAAGAAGATTATTGTTGGGACTTGTTCGCAAAACATGCATTCGAAAATGCTAATCCGCAACTAGACCCAGACTTCGTAGAGACGGGTAAGAAGATAGTTGAAAAATGTAATGGACTTCCTTTAGCCTTAAAAACTATGGGAGTTCTATTGCACAATAAATCATCCCTTTGGGAATGGGAAAGTATTATGAAAAGTGAGATATGGCATCTTTCAGAAAATGAAAGTGATATACTCCCTGCTTTAAAACTGAGCTATTTCCACCTTCCTTCTCATTTGAAGAAATGCTTTGCTTTTTGTGCTTTATTTCCAAGAGGTTATCGGTTTGACAAGGAGTATTTAATTCAATTGTGGATGGCTCAAAATTTTCTAGAAAACCCTCTACAGAAAAAGAGTCCTAAAGAAGTTGGTGATGAATATTTCAATGATCTATTATCTTGGTCCTTCTTTCAACAGTCAAGCAACGAAGAGAAAAAGCGTTTTATCATGCATGACCTTCTAAATGATTTGGCAAAATACGTATGTGAGGACATATGCATCAGGTTAGGAGTTGATGAACCAAAAGGTATAGCCAAAACAACTCGTCATTGTTCATTTTCAACCTCTAAATTATGTTTTGATGGGTTTGGGAGTTCCATTGACACTCAAAAGTTGCATACATTTACGCCAAGAGATTGGGGTTGGGATTGGAATTGCAAGATGTCGATAGTTGACTTGTTCTCCAAATTTAAGTTCATACGTGTCTTATCTTTGTCTCATTATCGTAACCTTAAGGAGGTGCCTAAATCTGTAGGAAATCTTAAGTATCTTCGTTCATTAGATCTCTCTTATACTGATATAGAAAAACTACCTGACTCAATAAGTTTACTTTACAAGTTGCAAATATTACAGCTGAACTATTGTCAAAGATTAAAGGAGCTTCCCTTATATTTACATCAACTCGACAATTTGCGTTGCcttgaatttataaaaacagCAGTGAAAAATGTACCAGCTCATTTGGGAAAGTTGAAGAATCTCCAAGTATCGATGAGTTCCTTTTACATTGAGAAAGGTAAGGAATTCAGTATTAAGCATTTGCGAGAACTCAGTCTTCATGGAAGTCTAACACTTGATGATCTGCAGAATATTGAGAATCCCTCTTATGCATTAGAAGTAGATTTGAAGAACAAATCACACCTTGTGGATCTACGGTTAAAATGGAATTTCATTGGCAGCTCCTCTGTTTATTCAGCAAAAGTCGAAGACGtaattgagaatctacaacCTTCAAAATACTTGAAGAAGttgttaataaaaaactatattggTAAACAATTTCCAAATTGGTTACTCCATAATTCATTACCGAATCTGGTGTCCTTAGTGTTGGAGAAATGTGAATCTTGCCAACGTTTGCCTCCTCTTGGACTTTTGCCATTTCTGAAGAAGTTGGAGATTTCAGGGTTTGATGAGATAGTGAGTATTGATGCTGATTTTCATGGGAACGACTCTTGTTCATTTAAATCCCTTCAAACATTGTATTTCTCTAATATGAGGCAATGGGAAAAGTGGGACTGCCAAGCTGTGACAGGTGCTTTTCCACATCTACAACTTTTTTCCATAGAAAATTGTCCGAAGCTGAAAGGATACCTGCCAAAGTTCGTTGCTTTAAAAACTCTAAGTGTGATTCACTGCGAACAACTTGAAGCTTTGATTGTCAGCGCGGTAGAATTACGTCTAGAAGACTGTGAAAAGCTGGATGGGCACGGCATGGCAGCATCATTGGTGGCAATTGTTGGACATATGCTATTCGACACTTCTCTTGAAAACTTGTCCATTTGTTCAGCTCTGGAGTCAATAAGTGATGACTATGTTTCTCTAAGAATCTTTCCACTGGATTTCTTCCCAACACTCAGGAGCCTTAAACTCGGTAGCTTTCCTAATCTACAGATGATTTCACAGGATCACGTTCACAATCATCTCCAGTATCTGGAAATCAAAGAGTGCCCTAAATTTGAATCATTGCCTGCAAACATGCATATGCTGCTCCCATCTCTCACAAGGCTATGGATAGAAGACTGTCCAAGACTTGCATCGTTCCCTGAAGGAAGTTTGCCATCAAATCTAAAGTACATAACACTCTATAATTGCTTTAGACTAGTTGGCTTACTGAAGGGAGCTTTGGGAGACAGTTCTTCATTAGAAAGGTTGGGGATATCAACACCAGATGCAGAATGTTTTCCTGATGAAGGTTTGCTTCCACTCTCTCTTTCCTTTCTAATAATATCTGATTGtcgaaatttaaaaaaactgaattacAAGGGTCTCTTAGAACTCTCATCTCTTAAAAGACTGAATCTTTGGAAATGTCCCAACCTCCAATCCTTACCAGAGGAGGGTCTTCCcaaatcaatttcatttcttGAAATACGCGAGTGTCCTTTGCTGGAACAGCGTTGCAATAAACGAGGCAAAGACAGGGGAAAGATTGCTCACATTCGAAAAGTATTTATATAA